Proteins from one Mycobacterium adipatum genomic window:
- the rfaD gene encoding ADP-glyceromanno-heptose 6-epimerase, producing the protein MGSNVAAALDERGEDIAIVDTFGSDDLKWRNVAKRRVRELLTPDQLPAFLAGSNGGIDSIIHMGAISTTVEKDVDLIIRNNFRGSVDLWNWCATHDVPFVYASSAATYGDGKNGFADDFDQAALATLRPLNPYGWSKHVFDRWVHAEQRAGRSQPPKWAGLKFFNVYGPNEYHKGGQRSVAVQLFEQINSSGVAQLFKSDNPQYADGGQVRDFVWVGDCVSVALWMLGTDEAPNSVYNVGSGVARTFEDKARITFALLGIPPNIEFIDLPESLRGKYQYFTLAALDKLRAAGYDRPMASLEEGLETYIQSYLLREDIFR; encoded by the coding sequence ATAGGGTCGAACGTAGCGGCCGCCCTCGATGAGCGCGGTGAAGATATTGCAATTGTCGACACGTTCGGCAGCGATGACCTCAAATGGCGCAATGTCGCTAAACGGCGAGTGCGCGAGTTGCTAACACCTGATCAGCTGCCGGCGTTTCTGGCGGGTAGTAATGGCGGCATCGATTCCATCATCCATATGGGCGCGATCTCTACAACGGTGGAGAAGGACGTCGACCTGATAATTCGGAATAACTTCCGCGGGTCGGTAGATCTCTGGAATTGGTGCGCCACACATGATGTTCCCTTCGTCTACGCTTCCTCTGCTGCGACATACGGCGACGGAAAGAACGGCTTCGCCGATGATTTTGATCAAGCTGCGCTTGCAACACTTCGCCCACTCAACCCTTATGGGTGGAGCAAGCATGTGTTCGATCGATGGGTCCACGCCGAGCAACGGGCAGGCCGCAGCCAGCCACCAAAGTGGGCTGGCCTCAAGTTCTTCAACGTGTACGGCCCAAATGAGTACCACAAAGGGGGCCAGAGAAGCGTCGCTGTTCAGCTGTTTGAGCAAATCAACAGCAGCGGTGTGGCACAACTGTTCAAGTCCGATAACCCGCAGTATGCCGACGGCGGTCAGGTCCGCGACTTCGTCTGGGTAGGTGATTGTGTATCCGTCGCGCTGTGGATGCTTGGGACCGATGAGGCACCTAATTCTGTGTACAACGTAGGTTCCGGAGTCGCTCGAACGTTCGAGGACAAAGCGCGAATTACCTTTGCTTTACTAGGGATACCCCCAAATATCGAGTTCATCGACCTCCCAGAGAGTCTTCGCGGCAAGTATCAGTACTTCACGCTTGCCGCGCTCGACAAACTGCGAGCCGCTGGGTACGACAGGCCTATGGCCTCCCTCGAAGAAGGTCTCGAAACCTACATCCAAAGCTACCTACTAAGGGAAGACATCTTTCGCTGA
- a CDS encoding AGE family epimerase/isomerase, producing the protein MSAANGANKHYFSALETEHSALIRWLFDKALPLWSDRGVDANAGGFYEELAQDGSVINGPRRTRLVARQIFVFATAADMGWQDTRTADNLVNHGLDFLLGKCLSGSGPVFSVVSSNGAPLKPDFDLYDHAFALFALGNAARLGHRRQEVIAAGRTIKGAMLAGWKHPVAGFEEAIPPREPLNSNPHMHLLEAFLEWEQMGDNDGWAELSDEIESLALSRFIDPETGGVREHFDHNWCPASGESGQLLEPGHQFEWSWLLLRWAVARGRSDTFSTARRLAEVGEKYGVNEATRLAIDGIWADLSARDRRSRLWPQTERIKSHLAMADLAENEESKQISILLAAEAARGLRRYFETDLAGLWHETLDEMGRPVSAPAKASSLYHITCAIRELDSYVRQHSSHG; encoded by the coding sequence ATGAGCGCGGCCAACGGAGCGAACAAGCACTACTTTTCGGCGCTCGAGACGGAGCATTCTGCCCTGATCCGCTGGCTTTTCGACAAGGCGCTGCCTCTGTGGTCAGACCGCGGCGTTGATGCCAATGCCGGCGGCTTCTACGAAGAGCTCGCACAGGATGGGAGCGTAATCAATGGTCCACGCCGAACACGGCTCGTAGCTCGCCAAATTTTCGTGTTTGCGACCGCAGCAGACATGGGCTGGCAAGACACGAGAACCGCTGACAACCTAGTCAACCACGGCCTCGACTTCCTATTGGGCAAGTGCTTGTCCGGTTCGGGTCCGGTATTTTCGGTAGTCTCCTCGAACGGCGCTCCACTGAAGCCCGACTTCGATCTCTACGACCATGCGTTCGCACTGTTTGCGTTGGGAAATGCTGCGAGGCTGGGACACCGGCGACAAGAGGTAATTGCAGCTGGCCGCACCATCAAAGGAGCGATGCTCGCAGGCTGGAAACACCCGGTTGCAGGCTTCGAAGAAGCGATACCTCCACGCGAGCCACTGAATTCGAACCCCCACATGCACCTGCTGGAGGCCTTCCTTGAATGGGAGCAAATGGGTGACAACGACGGATGGGCGGAGCTGTCCGATGAAATCGAAAGCTTGGCACTCAGTAGGTTCATTGACCCCGAGACCGGCGGTGTGCGAGAGCATTTCGACCACAACTGGTGTCCAGCGTCGGGAGAAAGTGGGCAGCTACTCGAACCGGGACACCAGTTCGAATGGTCCTGGTTGCTCTTGCGCTGGGCGGTCGCGCGAGGAAGGAGTGATACCTTCTCAACGGCCAGACGACTGGCAGAGGTCGGCGAGAAGTACGGCGTGAACGAGGCCACTAGGCTGGCAATCGATGGGATATGGGCAGACCTATCTGCCAGAGATCGGCGGTCTCGTCTGTGGCCCCAGACGGAGCGGATCAAATCGCACTTGGCCATGGCAGACCTGGCCGAAAATGAAGAGAGCAAGCAGATTTCCATCCTCCTGGCCGCAGAGGCAGCCCGAGGGTTGCGCCGGTACTTCGAGACCGACCTAGCCGGACTGTGGCATGAGACGCTTGACGAAATGGGTCGGCCCGTCTCGGCACCCGCAAAGGCTTCCAGCCTGTACCACATCACATGTGCGATTCGAGAGCTCGATAGTTACGTCCGGCAACACAGCAGCCATGGGTAA
- a CDS encoding D-glycero-alpha-D-manno-heptose-1,7-bisphosphate 7-phosphatase, giving the protein MGKSRPAAFLDRDGVINVDRGFVGHPDDFCLVDGAAEAISLLNRRGYLVFVVTNQSGIGHGYYTEADFAALTVHMSSLLAQNNAHIDDLRHCPFHPEAKIDRYRSVHPWRKPAPGMILDLLNCWEVDVESSFLIGDSVRDVESATAAGIDGYLFGGGNLLQFVKSILSEMGQA; this is encoded by the coding sequence ATGGGTAAGTCGAGGCCTGCAGCTTTTCTGGACCGGGACGGGGTGATCAACGTTGACCGTGGCTTTGTGGGCCACCCGGACGACTTTTGCCTGGTTGACGGTGCAGCGGAAGCGATTTCGCTACTCAATCGCCGCGGGTACCTCGTCTTCGTCGTCACCAACCAATCCGGAATTGGACACGGCTACTACACGGAAGCGGACTTTGCAGCGCTCACCGTCCACATGAGTTCGCTTCTCGCGCAGAATAACGCGCACATCGATGACCTACGACATTGCCCATTCCACCCTGAAGCAAAGATCGATCGCTACCGTTCCGTACACCCTTGGCGAAAGCCTGCCCCTGGCATGATTCTTGATCTATTGAACTGTTGGGAGGTTGACGTGGAGTCGAGCTTCCTGATCGGCGACTCGGTTCGTGATGTCGAATCCGCGACGGCGGCGGGGATTGACGGCTATCTGTTCGGCGGCGGAAATCTCCTCCAGTTCGTGAAGTCGATTCTGAGTGAGATGGGGCAGGCATAA
- a CDS encoding glycosyltransferase family 9 protein, which translates to MAIIQTWGLGDLVMTTPVIAEYRRLYPDSRLTIIVQGRAQAALLDGSPMVDQIIEMPPRENWPAYLRFFFALRRQRIDVAFLGTRIDPSWLLWSLKVLAGIPILIGDGEKSPHLYSIRGRIDPSIHRVDRMLETFALWSGQTPTVASFPLPRAKGLQEARSRLAEAGLGPGRFVVIHPGSSVTAGTDKRIPVDVARRIAQSVLERRPDLSVAFIFGPDEVDYIPSFADLDNRQVILHGLSLSVTVALISEGTGFIGSDSGLGHVAAAFGIPTITVVGPTIASETAPYGDKAKVVRRNEPLACQPCWGTPLYGHCPYEVRCMNELPEADIVEMTATWGTRDR; encoded by the coding sequence TTGGCGATCATTCAGACCTGGGGTCTCGGCGATCTCGTGATGACCACGCCGGTCATTGCTGAGTACCGGCGGCTTTACCCTGACTCGCGGCTCACAATCATTGTGCAAGGCCGCGCACAGGCCGCATTGCTGGACGGCTCACCCATGGTCGACCAAATCATCGAGATGCCGCCCAGAGAAAACTGGCCTGCCTATTTGCGATTCTTCTTCGCGCTGCGCCGCCAAAGAATCGATGTCGCGTTTCTGGGCACCCGTATCGACCCGAGCTGGCTTCTATGGTCGCTCAAGGTGTTGGCCGGGATACCGATACTAATCGGGGATGGCGAAAAGTCGCCTCACCTCTACAGCATTCGCGGGCGGATCGATCCATCGATTCACCGCGTGGACCGAATGCTGGAAACGTTCGCACTGTGGAGCGGACAAACGCCCACAGTTGCGAGCTTTCCCCTCCCCAGAGCGAAGGGGTTACAGGAAGCGCGTTCGCGTTTGGCGGAAGCAGGTCTGGGACCCGGTCGTTTCGTCGTGATCCACCCGGGATCTTCGGTGACGGCCGGTACCGATAAACGCATCCCAGTCGATGTCGCGCGGCGGATCGCGCAATCCGTTCTCGAACGGCGTCCTGATTTGTCTGTCGCGTTCATATTCGGTCCAGACGAGGTCGATTACATTCCCAGCTTCGCTGACTTGGACAACCGCCAGGTGATTCTGCATGGATTGTCACTCTCGGTTACCGTTGCGCTCATCTCCGAAGGAACCGGGTTCATCGGCAGTGATTCCGGCCTCGGCCACGTCGCCGCCGCTTTCGGCATTCCCACCATTACTGTGGTCGGACCGACCATAGCTAGCGAAACCGCACCTTACGGCGACAAGGCCAAAGTGGTCCGCCGTAACGAGCCGCTGGCATGTCAACCATGTTGGGGCACACCGCTATACGGACATTGCCCTTATGAAGTACGCTGTATGAACGAATTACCGGAAGCCGACATCGTAGAGATGACAGCGACCTGGGGTACTCGTGATCGCTAG
- a CDS encoding oligosaccharide flippase family protein has protein sequence MLVTQILLANSLGVIDRGTVAAATAPLLLAVALLTLGLPESLTHFVAQAGAGRLTRQFLISLIALGVSGTIGMLAIVVVARPLSAGDNHLAGLIVIASAALVPALLTAALRGVAYGAHQWWLVMIERTLSAVLQLSAVGALFINGWLTPTTATVAIATTTFAGAVVYLLAPRWWTAIRGTTTSSQPTPSLHRVVSYAWQLWVGSSAGVVLSRLDQVMMTPLAGVDQLGVYVVAVNVSNVALLFNSAVSQVMFAVESGAPSTARIGRAARISTLATALVAVTLAAASPWMIPLLFGREFAPAAPIVAVLLLSIMLGIPGSVAGAALSARGRPGLRSLALTIAMVLYIVAMFLLVPPYGALGAAFAMLAGTTAPYLCIYWLHRHCGVPLAEFYQFRASDLDVFRRRSD, from the coding sequence ATGCTGGTAACGCAGATCTTGCTTGCAAACAGCCTTGGCGTTATCGACCGTGGGACAGTGGCAGCGGCGACGGCACCGCTACTGCTCGCCGTCGCCCTCCTGACGCTGGGCCTGCCCGAATCGCTGACACACTTTGTGGCACAGGCCGGTGCGGGCCGACTCACCCGGCAATTCCTCATCAGCCTCATCGCGCTTGGGGTTTCAGGCACTATCGGAATGCTAGCGATCGTTGTCGTCGCACGACCGCTCAGCGCGGGCGACAATCATCTCGCCGGACTGATCGTCATTGCGTCGGCTGCACTTGTTCCGGCCCTATTGACAGCGGCGCTGCGCGGGGTGGCCTATGGCGCCCATCAGTGGTGGCTTGTCATGATCGAGCGAACTCTGAGCGCGGTTCTGCAGCTAAGTGCTGTTGGCGCACTGTTCATCAACGGTTGGCTCACGCCGACAACGGCCACCGTCGCCATCGCGACGACCACATTTGCCGGTGCCGTGGTCTACTTACTAGCACCTCGCTGGTGGACGGCGATTCGCGGCACGACCACATCGTCGCAGCCCACCCCGTCACTCCATCGTGTGGTGTCATACGCATGGCAGCTATGGGTGGGTTCGTCGGCCGGGGTCGTACTGTCTCGGCTCGACCAGGTGATGATGACGCCTCTCGCGGGCGTCGACCAGCTGGGGGTGTACGTGGTCGCAGTCAACGTAAGTAACGTCGCCCTGTTGTTCAACAGTGCAGTGTCTCAAGTGATGTTCGCCGTCGAGTCCGGCGCACCGAGCACCGCCCGCATCGGCCGCGCCGCGCGGATTTCCACGCTGGCTACTGCCCTGGTCGCAGTCACGCTCGCTGCCGCATCACCGTGGATGATTCCGTTGCTCTTCGGCCGCGAGTTCGCCCCAGCTGCTCCGATAGTTGCGGTCCTCCTGCTGTCAATTATGTTGGGAATTCCAGGCTCGGTTGCCGGTGCGGCCCTGAGCGCGCGCGGACGTCCTGGCCTCCGAAGCCTTGCCCTTACGATCGCCATGGTGCTGTATATCGTTGCGATGTTCCTGCTGGTTCCGCCATACGGTGCCCTCGGCGCCGCCTTCGCGATGCTTGCCGGAACGACCGCGCCTTATCTGTGTATCTACTGGCTACACAGGCACTGCGGAGTGCCGCTGGCCGAGTTCTATCAGTTCAGGGCATCCGACCTGGACGTGTTCCGAAGACGCTCGGACTAA
- a CDS encoding O-antigen ligase family protein, with protein sequence MGLVAATIILLASLALPHRLRLIGVTLLLVPQIYIPGSPVSLAFLWTLVTCLAGFLERGRVRADSAVVVIMFLFLSTVALSLLWALPSGYDDGITVVVRGAVFLLWLREVIVVAREDPRLLDTVVLWATPGVAIQSLLTIAFRVEPSLEEKFLRSELATYTVGPAAKYLYSYAPNNVLDTEKAGGLLVNGNIASLFGGIAALVLLVAARRTSRRLLYATAALSAVSCVFAGSKAGLVLAISSVIAVVFLPYVLKRSAALIGFAIVFVMPLAFYLVIAIVEWISPSFYAASGDALSGRGGLWTRAAEMFKESPVLGVGFGGWTEYVGKIEGQIRPPHNVLIATWAYSGIVALVLAIVFIVVSVFLGLRVAAAQATVRDCRTAVVALSAIAWMFIQSMGENTALYGESLSMILFALSFAYLYAMAPASLHRTPGSTATTTTSTPARRYPGRVKERPTVRT encoded by the coding sequence ATGGGCCTTGTAGCCGCGACCATCATCCTGCTAGCCAGCTTGGCGCTACCACACCGCTTGCGGCTCATCGGGGTAACGCTCCTTCTCGTCCCTCAGATCTACATCCCGGGTTCGCCAGTTTCGCTAGCCTTTCTGTGGACACTGGTGACTTGCCTGGCCGGTTTCCTAGAGCGCGGCCGGGTACGGGCAGACAGCGCAGTGGTTGTCATCATGTTCTTGTTCCTATCGACTGTCGCATTGTCGTTACTGTGGGCTCTACCCTCGGGCTACGACGATGGAATTACCGTCGTTGTGCGAGGTGCGGTTTTCCTCCTATGGTTGCGCGAGGTCATCGTGGTTGCCAGGGAGGACCCGCGACTGCTTGACACCGTGGTTCTGTGGGCCACGCCGGGGGTAGCGATCCAGTCCTTGCTGACAATCGCCTTTCGGGTGGAACCTTCGCTGGAGGAGAAGTTCCTTCGTTCTGAGTTGGCGACCTACACAGTTGGGCCGGCCGCCAAATACCTTTACAGCTACGCCCCGAACAACGTGCTGGATACGGAGAAGGCCGGTGGACTGCTCGTCAACGGGAATATCGCGTCGCTGTTCGGCGGCATCGCCGCTCTGGTGTTACTTGTCGCGGCGCGTCGAACTTCGCGCCGGTTGCTATACGCCACTGCGGCCTTATCAGCCGTCAGCTGCGTCTTCGCGGGCTCGAAGGCAGGTTTGGTCCTCGCAATCAGCAGTGTGATCGCAGTTGTCTTCTTGCCCTACGTGCTGAAGAGGTCAGCCGCGCTGATTGGTTTTGCGATCGTGTTCGTGATGCCACTCGCGTTCTATCTCGTGATCGCCATTGTCGAGTGGATTTCCCCCTCGTTCTACGCCGCCTCGGGCGACGCGCTGAGCGGGCGCGGTGGTCTGTGGACGCGTGCGGCGGAGATGTTCAAGGAGTCACCGGTCCTAGGCGTGGGTTTCGGCGGCTGGACAGAATACGTCGGAAAAATTGAGGGGCAGATTCGCCCCCCGCACAATGTGCTTATTGCGACGTGGGCGTACTCAGGCATCGTCGCACTCGTGCTCGCAATCGTGTTCATCGTCGTCTCTGTTTTCCTCGGACTTCGTGTTGCAGCCGCACAGGCGACGGTGCGTGACTGTCGCACTGCCGTAGTAGCGCTAAGCGCGATCGCTTGGATGTTCATCCAAAGCATGGGGGAGAATACGGCGTTGTACGGTGAATCGCTATCCATGATCCTGTTTGCGCTCAGCTTCGCGTATCTCTACGCGATGGCCCCTGCATCGCTCCACCGCACCCCCGGATCAACCGCAACCACAACGACATCCACTCCCGCGCGTCGGTACCCCGGCAGGGTCAAGGAGCGACCAACGGTGCGAACTTGA
- a CDS encoding class I SAM-dependent methyltransferase yields MKVWKRTVVQTPVVGAVVLLAWRAKLALSYYYRPLADLLRWLIKSNETTNFTYDLERTNRRYLASMLSDVMKCEYSTIIGYLDEADSDEALKSHIANSIAQNSLATFADREVRFGRRLGWYAVVRAMKPEVVIETGVDKGLGACLLTAALMRNSAEGYEGRYLGTDIDPDAGYLLSGKYAEFGQVLYGDSIETLTALDLTVDVFVNDSDHSAEYEAAEYEVVAQKLSGRAVILGDNCHVTDKLLEFSLKRGRHFLYFGERPADHWYPGGGIGISFVEDNQ; encoded by the coding sequence ATGAAAGTGTGGAAACGCACCGTCGTGCAAACGCCGGTTGTTGGTGCGGTAGTACTCCTTGCCTGGCGCGCAAAACTCGCCCTCAGCTATTACTACAGGCCACTCGCCGATCTTCTCCGCTGGCTTATTAAGTCGAATGAAACAACTAATTTCACCTATGATCTCGAAAGAACTAACCGGCGCTATTTAGCATCGATGCTCTCGGACGTTATGAAATGCGAATACTCAACCATAATCGGCTACTTGGATGAAGCAGATAGCGACGAGGCACTTAAGAGTCATATTGCGAACAGCATCGCTCAAAACTCGCTTGCTACATTCGCCGACCGCGAAGTGCGATTCGGAAGACGCCTGGGGTGGTATGCAGTAGTGCGGGCTATGAAACCGGAGGTCGTGATCGAGACCGGGGTCGACAAGGGCTTGGGCGCGTGCTTGTTGACGGCAGCGTTAATGCGGAATAGTGCGGAAGGGTACGAAGGGAGGTACTTAGGCACAGATATCGACCCGGACGCTGGATATTTACTATCGGGCAAGTACGCGGAGTTCGGCCAAGTGCTGTACGGAGACTCTATTGAGACTCTGACTGCGCTCGATTTAACAGTTGATGTCTTCGTCAATGACAGCGATCACTCCGCGGAGTACGAGGCCGCGGAGTACGAGGTCGTGGCACAGAAACTCTCTGGTCGGGCAGTGATTTTGGGAGATAACTGCCACGTCACGGATAAACTTCTTGAGTTCTCACTCAAACGAGGTCGACATTTCTTGTACTTTGGCGAAAGACCGGCCGATCACTGGTACCCAGGAGGGGGGATTGGCATCTCGTTCGTTGAGGACAATCAGTGA
- a CDS encoding glycosyltransferase yields the protein MEAAVQLADRLNITFVFVGSTPAIFEDMPAISAQTHSQIRWVGQVNNPQRIEEFYRQARVFVFPSFSESSGLPPIEAMSFGAPVVCSDIPSLRERCGDAAVYCDPSDVTSIVEKVTTLLTDELLWHELQKKGLARATQFTWEQQVRTVLTEMKRSW from the coding sequence ATGGAAGCCGCCGTACAGTTGGCTGACAGATTAAACATAACATTCGTTTTTGTCGGATCGACTCCTGCAATTTTCGAAGACATGCCTGCAATTTCTGCGCAGACACATAGCCAGATCAGATGGGTCGGACAGGTAAACAACCCTCAACGTATCGAGGAGTTCTACCGACAAGCTAGGGTATTCGTATTTCCGTCTTTTTCCGAAAGTTCTGGCTTACCGCCAATTGAAGCGATGAGTTTCGGCGCACCCGTCGTGTGCAGCGACATTCCGAGCCTGCGCGAACGATGCGGCGATGCCGCAGTCTATTGCGACCCCTCGGACGTGACATCAATAGTTGAAAAGGTCACGACCCTGCTCACAGACGAATTACTATGGCACGAACTACAGAAAAAGGGACTCGCGCGTGCGACTCAGTTCACTTGGGAACAACAAGTGAGAACGGTTTTGACAGAAATGAAGAGGTCGTGGTGA
- a CDS encoding glycosyltransferase family 4 protein gives MNSPVPRVRIIHETNPVKYFPALSALEVEQRISIVGRHRYSVVKEWLRSWLRERKPLRLRTATSFEDFRLRLHLLNIRGEIVVLAFAPWDWRIAIYAVLARRNTIIYQTSWPYWEQHRTPRQYGPLTPLLRRFWLSFLRRDNVHVVAILDATKLELHERYGISAEVVPHAVPDGFFTARRGLGAGAIEPLRLICVGELSRKKGIEQLLLLMESLIDEPVVLTLVGDGPLRERCIEAAAMNPAIRFIGPIQDRAEMAKTMAAHDLLVVLSQRDRTWEELFGIVIAEAMAAGLGVIASDHIGPRSLLGAAELGNLFADNDLDGVARLVRKLALDRDELQRFRAGHSNLADAFRLSNVADRWEGVIAPLTDEAHKLG, from the coding sequence GTGAATAGCCCCGTACCACGTGTTCGGATCATTCATGAGACGAACCCTGTTAAGTACTTTCCAGCGCTTTCTGCTTTGGAAGTCGAACAGCGAATTTCGATTGTTGGGAGACATCGATACAGCGTGGTGAAAGAGTGGCTACGATCTTGGCTGCGGGAGCGCAAGCCATTACGCTTACGCACCGCTACGTCGTTCGAGGATTTTCGGCTGCGCCTCCACCTTCTGAACATTCGGGGCGAAATAGTCGTACTTGCGTTTGCGCCGTGGGATTGGCGGATCGCGATATATGCTGTTCTTGCACGCAGGAATACTATTATCTACCAGACGTCGTGGCCATACTGGGAACAGCACAGGACTCCTCGACAGTACGGGCCACTGACTCCTCTTCTTCGCCGCTTCTGGCTTTCATTCCTTCGTAGAGACAATGTTCACGTCGTCGCGATACTTGACGCTACAAAGCTTGAGCTCCATGAACGCTATGGCATCTCCGCCGAGGTGGTTCCTCACGCCGTGCCGGACGGGTTCTTCACCGCAAGACGGGGGCTCGGTGCCGGCGCGATTGAGCCGCTTCGACTAATCTGTGTAGGAGAATTGTCCCGCAAAAAAGGCATCGAACAGCTGCTCCTACTCATGGAGTCGCTAATCGACGAACCTGTAGTCCTTACGCTTGTAGGTGACGGACCCCTTCGCGAACGTTGCATCGAGGCGGCCGCGATGAACCCGGCAATACGGTTTATTGGCCCCATTCAAGATCGAGCCGAAATGGCAAAGACAATGGCCGCCCATGATCTACTCGTCGTCCTATCGCAGCGCGACAGGACATGGGAGGAGCTATTCGGCATTGTGATCGCGGAGGCGATGGCCGCCGGACTCGGCGTCATAGCCAGCGACCATATCGGACCACGCTCCCTGCTCGGGGCCGCTGAACTCGGAAATCTGTTCGCAGACAACGATCTTGATGGAGTGGCAAGACTTGTTCGCAAACTCGCATTGGACCGCGATGAGCTGCAGCGCTTTCGTGCGGGGCACTCGAATCTCGCCGACGCGTTCCGATTGTCGAACGTTGCAGACCGCTGGGAAGGAGTAATCGCTCCGCTCACTGACGAAGCCCACAAGCTCGGATGA
- a CDS encoding glycosyltransferase family 9 protein, whose amino-acid sequence MARRTSSTARRLDRYIGIPVVAALSLLPKRKEPEWARVQRLGVLKTAAIGDTLLLTSTLLALRTQFPKAEIVLITGTDNASAAGLLRHAIDEHAVVSVRSPLMALRVLRGLQLDVLLECGPWPRYDALITALSGAHFRVGFRVKGQARHFAFDRAVEHSSDVHQVENFQRLAASIGASSFASPALPSPEVLGADRMPAAPFVVFHPFSGGYMGHVKEWPVDRWIELARRVQDEYGVEILISGGPDDVDRSRVLTEKLDSLGVRNVALAGKFTLSELADLLPRSFAVVSVNTGVMHLAALLGAKTVSLEGPVPPKRWGPIGPRSRSVVTTLPQSGYLDLGFEYAGQRLDCMQGVSVDAVMEALADLASPARSPLTNGDDCGANA is encoded by the coding sequence GTGGCCCGACGAACCTCATCCACAGCCCGAAGACTTGACCGGTACATCGGTATCCCGGTGGTGGCCGCTCTCTCGTTGCTGCCGAAGCGGAAAGAGCCGGAATGGGCACGAGTGCAGCGCCTAGGCGTTCTCAAGACAGCCGCTATCGGCGACACGCTTCTCTTGACGAGCACTCTCCTCGCTTTAAGAACGCAATTCCCAAAAGCAGAGATTGTACTTATTACTGGGACGGACAACGCCTCCGCTGCCGGACTGTTACGACACGCGATTGACGAGCATGCCGTTGTGTCTGTGCGCTCGCCGCTGATGGCACTGCGCGTTCTCCGGGGTCTCCAACTTGACGTCTTGCTGGAGTGCGGACCGTGGCCGCGCTACGACGCCCTAATTACCGCGCTCTCGGGTGCCCACTTTCGCGTGGGTTTTCGAGTGAAAGGACAGGCGCGCCATTTTGCTTTCGATCGTGCGGTGGAGCATTCAAGTGATGTTCACCAGGTCGAGAATTTCCAGCGACTCGCAGCCAGCATCGGGGCGAGTTCATTTGCTTCGCCTGCATTGCCATCTCCGGAGGTGCTCGGCGCGGACCGAATGCCGGCGGCACCGTTTGTGGTGTTCCACCCGTTCTCGGGCGGCTACATGGGTCATGTCAAGGAGTGGCCAGTTGATCGATGGATCGAGCTGGCGCGCCGGGTTCAGGACGAATACGGCGTCGAGATACTGATCAGCGGTGGGCCAGATGACGTTGATCGAAGTCGCGTGCTCACCGAGAAGCTGGACAGTCTGGGCGTACGTAACGTCGCCCTGGCCGGCAAGTTCACTTTATCCGAGCTCGCCGACCTTCTCCCGCGCAGTTTTGCCGTGGTGTCGGTGAACACCGGTGTAATGCATCTTGCGGCACTTCTGGGCGCCAAGACAGTGAGCCTTGAGGGGCCAGTTCCGCCTAAACGGTGGGGGCCGATCGGCCCCCGGTCACGTTCCGTCGTCACAACCCTCCCGCAATCCGGCTACTTGGACCTGGGTTTCGAGTACGCCGGGCAGCGGCTGGACTGTATGCAGGGCGTGTCGGTCGACGCGGTTATGGAGGCTTTGGCAGACCTGGCCTCTCCCGCGCGATCACCTCTCACAAACGGCGATGACTGCGGCGCGAATGCGTAG